The stretch of DNA GGTCGGCGTGGGCCCGCTCGTACCGCTCGTACAGCTCCTTCTGGATCAGCGGGCCCTCGTCCTCGATACACTCGTACAGCACGCGCTGGTGGTCGTTGAGCTTCGAGATAGTCTTCTGGCGGACCTCGGCCTCGGCGTCGAAGACGGCGTCCTCGACGAGCCGCGACGGGATCGCCGACAGCCCCTCCCGCTCGCTCTTGCGGGCGGCCACGCGGAGCGCGGTGATCGCCTGCCGGGCGTCACCGTCGACGCGTTCGGCGATGCGTTTCAGCGTCTCGCGCTCGACGGTACCGGCTTCCAGACCCTGTGCGGCCCGACGGTCGAGGATTTCCGTGACCGTCTCGACGGTGTAGCGGTCGAACTGCACGCGATAGCCCACGGAGACGCGGGAGTGGACGCGCTCGTCGAGCCGCGCGAGCAGGTCCACCTCGCGGTTCGCGATGCAGATCCACGCCAGGCCGGGCACCGAGTGGAGGTCGTACAGCGTGTTCGGCTCCTGGAGCTGGTCGACCTCGTCGAGCACGACGACGCTTGGCCCGTCGAGGCCGGTCTGGAGCGCGTCGATCAGGTCACGAGTCGCCGCGTTCTTCGGGACCACGGCGTCGACGAGTTCGTTCGCCGCGCGTTCGAGCACGCTGCGCCGCGTGTAGTCCGTCCAGCAGTTGACGTAGGCGGTCGGCACGTCGAGCACCTCGCGGCGGAGCGCCCGAACGGCGGCGCGGGCGACGGTGGTCTTGCCGGCGCCGCTTGGGCCGAACAGGAAGCAGTTCTCGGCGCGTGCGCCGTGCTCGACGGGCGCGAGCGCGTCGGTCACCTCGTTCATCTGGCTGTTGCGCCCGACGATCTCCCGGGGGAGATGCTCGTCTTCGAAGACCGTCCCGTCTCGCAGCATCTACCCGGATCGGTGGGCCGACGACGGCATAAGTGCCCCCCCTGTCGTTCCGATCGGTTCCGTTCGGGGTCGTCCCCAGTAGTTGAGACTGCTCTCTCAATACATAGGCCGCGGGCACAGTTTGCTCACTGACAACGGGTACTACGTCGATCGCTTGAACTCGAAGCGCGCCCCGCCATCGGTTCCGTCCGTCACCGAAACCGTCCAGCCGTGTGCCTTCGCGATATCGGCCACGATCGAGAGCCCGAACCCGGTTCCCCCTTCACTGGAGGTGACACCGTGTTTGAACACGTCGTCTCGCCTCTCTTGGGGAATCCCGCTGCCGGTATCCTCGACGTAGAACCCGTTGTGCTCATCTAGTCGACCCACAGTCACCATGACGTCAGCACCCCCGTGTTCGACTGCGTTCCGGAACAGATTCTCGAAGAGTTGGGTCAGGCGCCCTGCATCGCCAGTGACCGTCGGAACTCCATCTTCGACTGTAAGCGTTGCCTCCTCAGTGTCGACGTATCCCCACGCCTCCGTCGTAATACTCTCGAGGTCGATCTCTTCTGGATTCTCGATCGTCGTCTCCCCACGTGCCAGCGTCAGGAGGTCCTCGATGAGTCGTTGTATTCGGTCGTGTGCGGACTCGACTTTTTCAAAGTGCTCCGCGTTCCCCGTCTCCTCTGCGATTTCGAGGAACCCCATTGCGACGGAGAGCGGGTTCCGAAGGTCGTGGGCAACGACGCTCGCGAACTGGTCGAGTCGTTCGTTCTGTCGGTGTAGTTCTTCCTCCCTGCTCGCTCGTGCGAGTGCTGCCTCGACAGTCGCGCCGAGGATCCGGAACAGGTCGACGTCCGTCTCGGAAAAGACCTGCGTGGAAACTGACCCCGTCGACATGAGTCCATACTCACCCAGTGGGACGAGAATCTCACTCCGTATCTCTGTGTCCGGATTGTAGGGTTGACCCTGGGCTTGGACATCATCATATATCTGGGTTTCTCCGGACTCGAACACCTCCCAAGCGAGACTGTCTCCCGGAGTGAACCGGGGAGGCTCACCAAACAGGTCTCGTGCTGCGGACGTTTCCGTGATCGGGACGAGCACGTTCTCCCGGTCGTCGTACTCCCAAATGCCGGTGATATCGAGGTCGAGTATCTCGGCCGCGGCATCGACGGCGATTGCTCCGATCTCGTCGCTCGATTCAGCGCCGCTAAGCTGCTGTGCGGTGTCCTGAAGCGAACGGAGGCGAGCTTCCAGCTCTTTCTGTTCGGTGATGTCCTCCAAGACGGCGAGGATGCTCGTGGTTTCTCCGTCTGAATCTGTAACCAGCGCGACCGACAAGAGCAGGTCCAGTTCGTCCCCGGCCTTCGTCTCTCGCCGTATCTCCTTCGCTCGGATTCGCTCGCCGTTCAGGACGCGCTGGCGGTGTGAGGCGAACTCTTCTTGCTGCTCGTCCGGGACTATCGGATTGAACTCCCCAAGCACTTCTTCGCGCGACCAGCCGAACATGGTTTCAGCCTCGTCGTTCCAGCGGATGACGGCCCCGTCGGTGTCGATCTCCATGACGGTGAGTGGTGTGGCCTCGATGAGTGACTCCAGTCGCTGGTTCGTCGCTTCGAGTTCGCGCTCCCGTTCGACCTGCTCGGTGACGTTTCTGGCGATGCCCACGACGCGAACGGTCTCGCCATCGACGACGACCGGTGCGAGGCTGGTCTCCCAGAACTGCGCACCGTCACCGATGTCGAGCTCTTCGCGGTACGAGATCGGGGCACCCTGATCGACGCAGCGAGTGTAATTAGCCTCGAGTTCAGCACCCTCCTGGTCGCCGAACACGTCTCGTGGCGTCTTGCCGCGAACTTCCTCGGTCGTAATTCCGGTCTGTGACTCGTAGCCGGGGCTGAGTCTGGCGAACTCGAACGACGGGTCCTCACCAGCGGTATCGACGTCAAGCAAGAATATCGCGTCCCCGGACGTTTCGAGCAACGCTTCGTATTCCTTCGCGAGCTCTCGGTGCTCACGGCGTTCCGCTTTTCGCTCCGTTATATCCTGAAAAACACCCCGAAGTGCTGAGTCACCGCGCTGTGTGTCGTCGACGTATTCTCCCCAAGCCTGGACGTCACGCACCTCCCCGTCGGGCCGAACGATTCGGAGGTCGAGGTCGTACGGTTCCCCGTCTTCGATCGCTCGGTCGACTGCTGCGGTAATCGCCTCTCTGTCGTCGGGGTGGTAGAACTCGATCGCGTCGTCGAGCGTTGGCTCGAAGTCCTCGTCGACACGGTGAATCTGACGGACCCCGTCAGACCAGACGAGTTCGCCACTCGATGGGAAGTATTCCCAGATTCCGATGTCTGCGATATCCTGGACGTGGTCGAACAGGAACTCCTGACGTTCGAGTTCGGTACGGTCACGACGACGCGAGAGTTCGGTACTCACGAGTTGTGCTACCAGCTCGACGAACGTTCGTTCGAGCGCTCCGAACGGTGCGGCCCGCGTCGTTGGACTCGAGAAATTGACTGTTCCGTAGCGAGTGTCGTCGACGACGAGTGGCACGCCGATGTACGACGCTAACTCGAACTCACGGTAGGCAGGATGCGTCTCTTTTCCGTCGCTAACGGCGTCTGCGAACGAACAGACCGAATCCGTACCGACGACTTCCGCACAGTACGTCGATTCGAGGTCGAACTGATCGCCAGCTTCGATGTCGGCCTCCGGTGCGTGAACTGCTTCGACCGTGTAGTCGCTGTCCTGGATTCGCGAGACGATGCCGATTTCGAGTCCGAGCGTCTGACAGCCGACTTCCAGTAGCTTCTGGAGGCGTGATTCGGCCGAGACGTCGCTTTCTGCCATGACGGCTTGGAGGTCCTCGAGTGCGTCCCGCTCTCGTTCCAGTTGCCGCTTCACCTCGCTCTCTTCGGTGACGTCTCGAGCGACAACGAGCACCTGCTTGCTCTGTTTACTCTGGAACGGGGTTACTCGGACGTCGAACGTCCGCTCGCCGGTCCCGGCCACGACGTCGAGTTGGAGGTCTGCATCGTACAACCCGGGGGGCCCGCCATCGCTCTCGATCTCGTCGAGCGTCGATTCGACTGCTTGGGAGAATCGTGTTACATCGGGATCGCTAACGCGGTCACCGACGACCGTTTCGAGCTGTTGTCCTGTGAGTTGGGCCGACTGATCCCCTGCGAGCAACCGCTTCGCGGCCGTATTCGCGAACTCGACGTTCCCCGTCTCGTCGAGGACGAACACGACGTCGTGGATGTTCTCCAGAATCGCGTCACTGCGCTCTAGCTCCAGTTCCCGTTCTCGCTCGGTAGTAATGTCGCGTGAAAAGACGCTCAGCCCGTCGTCATCCGGGAACGCTCGCACTTCGACCCAGTAGTCGAACGGCTCTTCCAGACGCTGTTCGAACGATACCGGCTCACCAGTCTCCATCGCCGTTCGATACTTGTCTTCGAGTTCCGTCCCGACGATCGACGGAAACTCCTCCCAGATGGTTTCTCCGACGACCGCGCTGGGGTCACGATCGACTCGCTCGGCCATTTTGTCGTTCATATACTCGATTCGCCACTCGGTATCGACAGCGTAAATCGCGTCAGTTGCGCGTTCGAGCGTTCGCCGGAAGCGCCGTTTCGTCTGCTCGGCCTCCGTTCGTTTACGAGCAGCCTTCGTGAGCGTTCGGATTCGGGCCGCGAGCAGTGTGAAGTTATCACGCTCCGATCGGACTGGGATGTAGTCCGAGACGCCGGCACGAGTCGCTTCGCTCGCGATTTCCTCGCTTCCCTGTCCAGTAAAGAGGAGTATCGGAACATCGTCGTTCTGCTGGCGAACCGACTCTGTGAGCTCGATGCCGTCGGAACCTTCGATCGAATACGCCGTTACGATACAGTCGATCCGGTCCGCAGCAAGATATTGCAGTGCTTCGTCGGTACTGTCGGCAGGTATACAGTCGATCTCGGTACTCGTCTGTTGGAGCTTGGTTTGAACCAACTCCGCGAACGCGGGATCGGAGTTCACGTAGAGGACGCGGATTGGATCGTCCAGTTCGTCAGTAGTACCGAGCACAGTTACAGAGACTTGACTGTCTAACTGGTTAAATATTCCTTGCGAGACCCACTCGTAGTCTATTGAGGTCGCTGTCGACTGCAAAGCGAAATGAAAGAGTAGCCGGTTGGAGAGCGATCTGGGTTAGTTCCTACAAATAGAACTGGCAAAATTCACGGACGACAGCTCGGCTAAATACCGTATATCCTCAACCACCGGGTTGATATCGTCCTATACGGTTTGTTTGTTCGAACGGGGCCACGACGGCCGACAGCCCGACCTACCCCCGAAGCGCGTCGCTGAGATCCCGCCCGACGCGCGAGGCGACCGTCTCGGCGGCGTCGATCTCCATCGTCGCGAACCCGTGGACCTGTGCAGGGTAGTTCTCGTAGCGGACGTCGACGCCGTCGGCCAGCAGCTGTTCAGCGTACCTCTTGCCGGCGTCCCGAAGCGGGTCGAACCCCGCGGTGACTACCGTCGCGGGCGCGACGCCCGAGAGGTCGTCAGCCCGTGCGGGGTCGGCGTAGGGGTTGCGCTGGTGGATCTCGCTGCCGTAGTAGCACTTTTCGAAGAAACGCAGGTCCCCTTCGTTCAGCACGATTCCCGCGTTCTGTCGGACCGACTCCTGTTCCTCTTCGGCGCCGGTCGCCGGGTAGATAAGCGCCTGATGGGCCAGGTCTGGCCCGCCGCGTTCGGCGGCCATCAGCGCGACGATGGCCGCGAGCGTCCCGCCCGCGCTGTCGCCCGCGACCGCGAGCCCCTCGGCGCCACCGAGGGAGCCGGGGTTGGATGCGGCCCACTCCGTCGCCGCGTACGCGTCTTCGACGGCCGCGGGGAACGGATTTTCCGGCGCGAGCCGGTAGGCGACCGAGAGCACCGCACAGCCGCTCTCGCGGGCCAGCCGCCGGCAGAGGACGTCGTGGGTCTCCAGGCCACCGAAGACGTAGCCCCCACCGTGGAAGAACACGACCGTCGGACCGTCGCCCGTGTCGGCCGGCCGGTATCGGCGGGCCCTGAGCTCCCCGTCTGGGCCGGGGATCGTGAGGTCGGTGACGCTGCCGACCGCCGGGGGGTTCCGGTTCCCGTACTTCGCCGCTAGCCGGGCGACGGGACGGAGCAGCTTCAGCCCGAGCCGGCTGTGTGGAAGCGAGAATCGCTGCCTGTCGAGTGCCGCCTTCGCCTGCGGGTCGATCTCGTCTGCCTGCACGCGCCGACGTTCGACCGGCGGCGGGATATAGCCACCGAGCGGAAAATTCACACCGCTCCAGCGTGGAAGGGCAGATATGGCCCAGATCGAAGTCGACCTGCCCGACCGTATCACCGGCGAACTCGACCGACTCGTCGAATCCGGCGAGTTCCTGAACCGTGAGCGTGCCGTCGAGGACTTGCTCCAGCGCGGCGTCTCCGCCTACGACATCGAGGAGGAGCCCACCGAGGAACTGGACAGCGACCTGTTCACCCAGACCGTCGAGGACCAGCAGGACCCCGCGATGCAGGAGGGAAGCAACGAGGACGAACCGACGTTCTGAGCGCTCCCGCCGTCCCAGCTTTTTCCACGCGTCGTCGTTCCCCGAGCGTCGACGCCACGCTCGCTACCGAGCAGTGACTACCGGGCGTAGAAG from Halolamina sediminis encodes:
- a CDS encoding alpha/beta hydrolase, yielding MQADEIDPQAKAALDRQRFSLPHSRLGLKLLRPVARLAAKYGNRNPPAVGSVTDLTIPGPDGELRARRYRPADTGDGPTVVFFHGGGYVFGGLETHDVLCRRLARESGCAVLSVAYRLAPENPFPAAVEDAYAATEWAASNPGSLGGAEGLAVAGDSAGGTLAAIVALMAAERGGPDLAHQALIYPATGAEEEQESVRQNAGIVLNEGDLRFFEKCYYGSEIHQRNPYADPARADDLSGVAPATVVTAGFDPLRDAGKRYAEQLLADGVDVRYENYPAQVHGFATMEIDAAETVASRVGRDLSDALRG
- a CDS encoding PAS domain-containing protein; its protein translation is MLGTTDELDDPIRVLYVNSDPAFAELVQTKLQQTSTEIDCIPADSTDEALQYLAADRIDCIVTAYSIEGSDGIELTESVRQQNDDVPILLFTGQGSEEIASEATRAGVSDYIPVRSERDNFTLLAARIRTLTKAARKRTEAEQTKRRFRRTLERATDAIYAVDTEWRIEYMNDKMAERVDRDPSAVVGETIWEEFPSIVGTELEDKYRTAMETGEPVSFEQRLEEPFDYWVEVRAFPDDDGLSVFSRDITTERERELELERSDAILENIHDVVFVLDETGNVEFANTAAKRLLAGDQSAQLTGQQLETVVGDRVSDPDVTRFSQAVESTLDEIESDGGPPGLYDADLQLDVVAGTGERTFDVRVTPFQSKQSKQVLVVARDVTEESEVKRQLERERDALEDLQAVMAESDVSAESRLQKLLEVGCQTLGLEIGIVSRIQDSDYTVEAVHAPEADIEAGDQFDLESTYCAEVVGTDSVCSFADAVSDGKETHPAYREFELASYIGVPLVVDDTRYGTVNFSSPTTRAAPFGALERTFVELVAQLVSTELSRRRDRTELERQEFLFDHVQDIADIGIWEYFPSSGELVWSDGVRQIHRVDEDFEPTLDDAIEFYHPDDREAITAAVDRAIEDGEPYDLDLRIVRPDGEVRDVQAWGEYVDDTQRGDSALRGVFQDITERKAERREHRELAKEYEALLETSGDAIFLLDVDTAGEDPSFEFARLSPGYESQTGITTEEVRGKTPRDVFGDQEGAELEANYTRCVDQGAPISYREELDIGDGAQFWETSLAPVVVDGETVRVVGIARNVTEQVERERELEATNQRLESLIEATPLTVMEIDTDGAVIRWNDEAETMFGWSREEVLGEFNPIVPDEQQEEFASHRQRVLNGERIRAKEIRRETKAGDELDLLLSVALVTDSDGETTSILAVLEDITEQKELEARLRSLQDTAQQLSGAESSDEIGAIAVDAAAEILDLDITGIWEYDDRENVLVPITETSAARDLFGEPPRFTPGDSLAWEVFESGETQIYDDVQAQGQPYNPDTEIRSEILVPLGEYGLMSTGSVSTQVFSETDVDLFRILGATVEAALARASREEELHRQNERLDQFASVVAHDLRNPLSVAMGFLEIAEETGNAEHFEKVESAHDRIQRLIEDLLTLARGETTIENPEEIDLESITTEAWGYVDTEEATLTVEDGVPTVTGDAGRLTQLFENLFRNAVEHGGADVMVTVGRLDEHNGFYVEDTGSGIPQERRDDVFKHGVTSSEGGTGFGLSIVADIAKAHGWTVSVTDGTDGGARFEFKRST
- a CDS encoding DUF7120 family protein encodes the protein MAQIEVDLPDRITGELDRLVESGEFLNRERAVEDLLQRGVSAYDIEEEPTEELDSDLFTQTVEDQQDPAMQEGSNEDEPTF
- a CDS encoding Cdc6/Cdc18 family protein, giving the protein MLRDGTVFEDEHLPREIVGRNSQMNEVTDALAPVEHGARAENCFLFGPSGAGKTTVARAAVRALRREVLDVPTAYVNCWTDYTRRSVLERAANELVDAVVPKNAATRDLIDALQTGLDGPSVVVLDEVDQLQEPNTLYDLHSVPGLAWICIANREVDLLARLDERVHSRVSVGYRVQFDRYTVETVTEILDRRAAQGLEAGTVERETLKRIAERVDGDARQAITALRVAARKSEREGLSAIPSRLVEDAVFDAEAEVRQKTISKLNDHQRVLYECIEDEGPLIQKELYERYERAHADPITLRALRKSHLPKLEHYNLIETERGARGKRYRLASQDA